The Mycolicibacterium parafortuitum nucleotide sequence TGTTGCAGGCGGCGTCCAACGTCGCGCAGGCGCCGCGCCCGCGAAGGACCTCCGACCACCGCTTCAGCCGGCCGAGGTCGTCGGCGTCGGCGGTGCCGTCACGCAACGCACCCGCCGCGGCCGCCATTGCCGCCGTCCCGTTGAAGCATCCACCGCACTGGCCGGCGTTCTCCCGGCCGTAGTATTCCAGCACCGCCGCGGCGACGGCGACCGGGCATTCGTCGGTGAGCACCGAGACCGCCCCGCAGCCGAGCCCGCTGCCGAGCGCGCGCAGTGACTCGTGGTCCAGGGAACCCTCGACGATCCGCCGGTCCAGCAGACCGGCGAAGTAGCCGCCCATCAGTGCACCGCGCACCCCGTCGACGGGGATCCCGTGCAGCGCAAGTACGTCGGCCGCGGACACCCCGAACGGAAGCTCGTAGAGACCGGGCCCACGGCCGCCGCCGGTCAGCGTGGCGAGGAAGGTGCCGGGCGACCCGGGGGTGCCGAGGCTGCGGTACTCGGCCGCGCCGTGGCGCTGCACGAACGGCAGATTGGCCAGGGTCTCGACGTTGCACACCGCCGTCGGAAGGCCACCGACACCCTCCTCGAACGGCCGGGGCGGCTTGTCGGTCGGCTTCGCCGGTCCGCCGTTGATCGACCGCACCGCCGCGGTCTCCTCGCCGGCGACATAGCTGGGCTCGACGACGTGCACGCTGACGGTGACACCATCGAGCACCCCGGGGGTGACCTCGTCCAGCGCGTCGCGCACCGCCGCCGCGGATCGCGGGTCCGAGACGTACACATGCGCGTGGCGTGCGCCGACGATGCGCGCCGCCAGTCGCAGGCCGTCGAGCACGAGATGCGGACGATGGCGCAGCAGCCAGCGGTCCTTGACCGAGGCCGGCTCGCCCTCCTCTCCGTTGGCCACCAGCACGGTGTCCAGTCCACGCGCCGACGCGCGGCGCACCGTCGTCAGCTTCACCGCCGTCGGGAACGCCGCACCGCCGCGACCCTGCACCCCGGCGCGGCCGATCTCGTCGAGGAGGGCCTCCGCGTCGTCGAGGGCGAGATAGCCGCCCGCAGCCCGATACTCGCCGACCGACTCGATGCCCGCAGTGGTGCGGAGCAGCCGGGCGGTCAGGCCCGGCCACACCGCCACGGTCAGTTCGGTGTTCATCGCCGTGTTCATCGGCGGTTACCCTTCCGTGCATGCGGACAGCGGTGGTGCGTATCGGCGTCGACCTGAGCGGCGAACTGAGCGCCGAACAGCTCGCGGCGGGCATGGCCCAGTTGGCGCGGCTGGCCAGCGAGGCGGGCGCCGAACTGATCGACAACAACCTCGCGGTCCTGCCGCCGAAGCGCCGCGAAGTCGAGATCCTGATGCGGGGAACCGATGCCGCGGCGTTGCAGGCGCAAGCAGCAGGCATGTGCGCCAAGGCGTTTCCGGCCGAACCCGTGATCGGGGTGCTGACCTTCGTCAGCCATGGCACCGACGACGACGCGCACGGTGTGCTCGCCGGATTCGGCCTGTCCGGCGCGATCGACCGGCGCGCCGGTGACGACGGCTGGGACATCATCACCGTGACGCTGCACAAGGCGGACCTCGCGCGCATCCCCGAGAGCCGGATCCACACCGCGCTGGAAGCCTCGACCAACTGCGAGGTGCACATCGTCCTGAAGGACTGACCCGACGGAACCGGACGAGGCCATCACTTGCCCAGGAAATCCAGGATGGCCGGGGCAGCCTGCACCCACGTGTCGAACAGGCAGAACGTCTTGCCGCCGCTCTGGGCGAACCTCTCACCCGCGCGTTCCCAGGCGTCCTCGGGCCATGGCGGTTCGATCAGCGCGGAACCCTTGATCAGGCAGTGCACCTCCAGCGACGTCCGCTTCGGGTGATCCCAGTCGTTCTCGCCGCCGCGGATGATCAAGGTGGGCACGGTGATGTTGTCGAACATCTCGTCGGGCACACCGGGAATGGTTTGGCCCGGCTTGGGCACGAACGCGTTGAGCCAGCGCAGCATCACCTTGAGGAACTCGTCGACGTCGAGATCCAGCAGACGCCGGCGGTTGGCCGGGTTCTGCTCGATGCGCTCACGCCATTCAGGCACGCTCAGCAGGCCCTCGATGCCGAGGCCGCGGACCGCCAGGATGCTCGGGGTCACATAGTGGCCACCGAGCACGAACGATCCGTAGACACCGCCGACGATGTTCCACACCACCAGTTTTCGCACGATCTCGGGGTAGAGCATCGTGGTGAGCATCGAGTCACGGGCACCGCCGGACCCGCCGAGGATGATGCACGGGCCCTCACCGAGGGCGGTCACCAGCTTGTAGAGCGTCTCGGCGCGCATGTGCGATTCGCTCTGCCCGTAGAACTGGACATCGGATTTGCCGCAGTTGGGCCGATCCCACAGCAGCACCCGGTAGCCGCCCTCGACCAGTGCCTCGGCGAGCGGGCGCAGCCCGGGGATGTCCTTGCTGAACCGGCCACCTGGCGTCAGCGCGATCAATTGACCTGTGTCACCCAGGATTTCGTAGACGACGTTGCCGCCGTTGATCGTCATGCTCTGTTCGCCGGCCGTCAGGGACAGTCCGGTCTCGCTCACAAGTTCACTCCCGGCCGATGATTCGCTCACAAGTTCACTCCCGGCCAATGATTCGCTCACAAGTTCGCTCCCGGCCGATGATTCGCTCACAAGTTCGCTCATGCCTGCACCAGGACTTCCTTGCCGACCACCCGCACCGGGTAGGTGCGGATGCTCCACTCCGGTTTCACCGCGGTGGTGCCCGTCGCCAGCTCGAATCCCCACTGGTGCCATGGGCAGAAGATGTATTCCTGGTCGCGGACCATCACCGCGTCACCGGGGACGGTCTCGTCGACGATATTGCGGCCACGGGCCCGGCCGGAGCACAGCGGACCGCCCTCGTGCGGGCAGTAGTTCGCGATCGCGTAGAACGTGCCGTTGACGTTGTACACCCCGACGCCGTGTCGGCCGATGGGAACGAGTTTGTGTGTGCCAGGCGGGATCTCGTCGACAGTGGCGACGACGTGTTCCCGCCCCTGGGCCAACCGGGGCGTCTTCTCTTTGTCCATGTGTCAGAAGACCCGTACCTGACCTTCGAGCGCGGGCACGGTGTCCGGCAGCTTGTAGGTCTCGATACCGTTGCGGAACATCACCGCTTCACGGGCGTGTTCGGGCAGGTGCTTGACCAGCCAGCGCGGGTCGTCGAACGTCCAGTGCGGGTAGTCGCTGGAGAACAGCAGGATCTTCTCGCACTCCATCCATTCGAACGCCCGCGACAGCTCGGTCTTGTCCTCGGGATAGTCCAGCGGCTGGGTCGTGAACTTGATGTGGTCCTTGACGTACTCGCTGGGCTTGCGTTTGATGTCCAGCCACGACTTGCGGGCCTCGTAGAGCGCGTCCATCCGCCACATCAGCGGGAGGATCCAGGTGAACGCGTGCTCGACGAAAACGATGCGTAGGTTCGGGTGCCGGTCGAAGGTGCCGTCGAAGATCAGGCTCATCACCTGGTTCGCCGCGAGCAGCGAGTAGGTCACCATGAAATCGTGGTTGTAGCTGGGCAACCCGACCGGTGGCATCGGCAGCTCGTCGTAGTGGCTGCGCGACAGATGGCAGCTGACGGGGATGTCGTGTTTGGCCGCCGTCGCCCAGATCGGGTCGTACTTCGGGTTCCCCCACGACGGGCGCGGTTCGGCCTTGATCAGGATCTGTGCCATGTACGGGTGGCCGACCCAGCGCTCGATCTCGGCGACGCTGGCCTCGGGTTCCTCGATGGCCAGGCAGATCGACCCTCGCCAGCGCTCATGCCAGTTGTTGTGGCTGTCGAGCCAGTGGTTGGCCTGCCAGTCGTTGAGCGCGTACGACATCGCGTGCTGCGCTTCGGGGATACGGGCCGGGTACGCGGCCGGTTCCAGGATCGCGATGTCGGCGCCGGCCTCCATGATCAGCTGCTTGAACGCCAGATCCGGGTCACTACAGGGGAATTGGCCGTCGGCCGGAAAGGAGTCGGCGCGCATGGCATAGGTGTGGGCGTAGTCCGGCGCGTCATAGTAGATCTGGTCGCCGACCTTGTGCGTGCCGAAGTACTTGCTGCGCCAGGGCTCGGGAATGTACTGGCCGAGTTCTCCGGCCCGGGGTGCGGGGTGGACGTCGGAGTCCACGCACCGCACGGCGATGCGTTCGGTGGCGGGTACCCGTGGATTGGCGGTAACGGTCATGGTCGTGCCTCCTCGCTCCCTCTACTGTGCCGTAGCCGCGGATGACACGGACGGACTTGCGCCAACTTCGAGGCCGTACAGCTGCGCGGCGTTGCGCCAGCACAACTTGTCGCGCTGCTCGGTGCTGTATGAGCTCGGCACCGACAGTTCGTTGAGTTGCCAGTGCGGATAGCTCGACCCGTACATCACCATGTCGTCCTTGCCGGTGAACCCGGCCCATTCGCCGGCGAAGTCGACGTCACCGGGGCCGTCCAGGCTGCCCTGGATGAAGTAGACGTGGCCGGGCAGGTAGTCGCTGGGCATCCTCGGCGCCCACGGCGTCTGCTCAAGATGCGGCCTGCCGAAGCAGTCCATCCGCCAGATGAACGGGGTCAGCATGTCCGCGGCACCGTCGGCCCAGACGAACTTCAGGTCGGGCGTCCTCTCGAATACCCCCTCGGCGATCATGTTCATCAGGTGGTAGAGGAAGTTCAGTGCCGTGAACCCGACGAACTGTTCGTAGGTACGCGTCAGCCCGTTCGGGGTCGGGGGCAGCATGACCCCCGAGCCGACCTCGAAATGCACCGCGACGGGCCAGCCGGCGTCGACGGCGGCCTCCCACAACGGCCAGAACTGCGGCTTGCCGTACAACTCGCGTGACTGCAGCGGAATGCCGAGCTGCACGATGCGCGGATGGCCGCGGTACTTGTCTATCTCGCGCAGTGCCCCGGCGATGTCGTCGGGATTGACCCGCAGCGTGCCGCGGAAGCGCTCGCCGAACTCGGGGTGGTCCAGCCAGCGCGTCACCATCATCTCGTTGTGCGCCGAGGCGATCGCGGTGCCGAGGTGCCGGTCGGGCATGATGCCCCGCGTCATCGGGTGCAGGATCGCGATGTCGACACCGCGGTCGGTGAACAGGTGCTTGGCCACCAGCGCCGGGTCGGATCCGGGGTATTGCCCCTCCGGGCCTTCGGTGCGGTCGGCGTACTCGCCGCCGGGCGCGCCGTACCAGTCCATTTCGTAGTCCGGAAACCCACGGCTGCGGAACGGTTCGCGCAAGAAATTCTTCCGGAGGTCCTGGTTGGACTGGCAGAAGATGTGCACGCTGGCATCGACAACAGGGATGCTGACCGGATCTGTTGGGTCGACACCCGTCCCGTCGGTGAATTCCTTCACGCAGCTTTGTCCTTTGCTCTCGCGCGGCCGGACACACGACCGTCGACTGTCTCAGTGTAGATCGTTGTTCTTCTTTATCAAGAATTCTGTTCTCCAGCAGGGCGCTTAACATCGGCGCAGGTAGAGCGACCTGCTGGACGGCTGCACGGCAGATTGTCGGCGAAAATGCCTACGCGTTTGGCGAGAACGCCGACACCAGAAGCGAGAATGTTATTCTCGCTTGCACGGCGGTCACCAGGAGGCGTACGACGTGTTACTCGAGTTCGATGCTGATCAGCGGTTGTGGCAGGAGACCGTGCGCGACGCGGTGTCCAAGCAGTGCCCGGCGTCGCTGATCCGGGATATCGCCGAGAACGGCGTCGACCCGACCCCGCTGTGGAACGCCTATCTCGACGCCGGATGGACCGAGCTGACCGATCCGGAGAATGCCGTCGAGCTCGCGATCGTGCTCGAAGAGTTGGGCCGCGCGACCGACCCGACGCCGTTCCTGGCGACACTGAGTCAGTTCGCTCCGCTGGTCGGTGACCGGTTCGATTCGAACGGCTCCGGCGCCGCGGTGTACTCGGGGGTGTCGGCGATCCGCGACGCCGACGGCTGGGTGCTCACCGGCACCGACCGCTTCGTCCTCGACGGCGACCGCGCCGAGCGTTTCGCGGTGGTGACCCCGGCAGGCGTCTTCGTGGTAGGGCGCTCCGACGCCGTCACCCGCCGTGTCGACATTTTCGACCCGGTGTTGCACGTCGCGGAGGTGTCGTTCCCCGCCGTCCACGTCGCCGAATCCGACCGACTGTCCGCCGACACCGAGCGTGCCTACCATGTCGCGCTGATGGGTATGGCGATCACGATGGTCGGTGCCTGCCAGCGCATCCTGGATCTGGTGCTCGAACACGCCAAGAGTCGCCAGCAGTTCGGCGTCGCGATCGGCACGTTCCAGGCCGTGCAGCACAAGGCCACCGACATGTTCGTCGCGATCGAGCGGGCCAGGGCGCTGTCCTACTTCGCGGCGCTGACCATCGCCGCCGACGATCCGCGCCGGCGGTTGGCCGCCGCGATGGCGAAGGCCTCGGCGGGGGAGTGCCAGTCGTTGGTGTTCAAGCACGGCATCCAGCTTTTCGGGGCGATGGGCTTCACCTGGGAGAACGATGTGCAATTCGCGTTGAAGCGAGCCAAAGCCGGCGAGCTGCTGCTCGGCGGAGCCGCGGAGCATCGGGCGATGATCGCGGAGGAATACGGGAGGGACATCTGATGCAGCTCGCTTTCGATTCCGACGTCGAGGAGTTCCGCGCCGAGTTCTCCGCGTTCCTCGACGAGCACACCCCTTCTGCGGCGCAGACTCTGGAGCGCCCTCGCTCGGTGTCGCACATGCCGCAGTGGGCGCGTGACTGGCAGCGGCTGCTGTTCGACAACGGCTGGTTGTTGCCGGCCCAGCCGCCGGAGTTCGGTGGCCGCAACGCCAACGTGCTGCAGACGTTCGTGCACGCCGAGGAACTGTGCCGGCGCCGGATCTACCACAGCTTCAACCCGCAGGGCGTCAACATCATCGCCGCGTCACTGCTGACGTTCGGGACCGATGAACAGAAGCATCAGTGGGCTGTCCCCGTTCTGCGCGGCGAGCGCACGGCGTCGCT carries:
- a CDS encoding amidohydrolase family protein → MTVTANPRVPATERIAVRCVDSDVHPAPRAGELGQYIPEPWRSKYFGTHKVGDQIYYDAPDYAHTYAMRADSFPADGQFPCSDPDLAFKQLIMEAGADIAILEPAAYPARIPEAQHAMSYALNDWQANHWLDSHNNWHERWRGSICLAIEEPEASVAEIERWVGHPYMAQILIKAEPRPSWGNPKYDPIWATAAKHDIPVSCHLSRSHYDELPMPPVGLPSYNHDFMVTYSLLAANQVMSLIFDGTFDRHPNLRIVFVEHAFTWILPLMWRMDALYEARKSWLDIKRKPSEYVKDHIKFTTQPLDYPEDKTELSRAFEWMECEKILLFSSDYPHWTFDDPRWLVKHLPEHAREAVMFRNGIETYKLPDTVPALEGQVRVF
- a CDS encoding NADH-ubiquinone oxidoreductase-F iron-sulfur binding region domain-containing protein, which gives rise to MNTAMNTELTVAVWPGLTARLLRTTAGIESVGEYRAAGGYLALDDAEALLDEIGRAGVQGRGGAAFPTAVKLTTVRRASARGLDTVLVANGEEGEPASVKDRWLLRHRPHLVLDGLRLAARIVGARHAHVYVSDPRSAAAVRDALDEVTPGVLDGVTVSVHVVEPSYVAGEETAAVRSINGGPAKPTDKPPRPFEEGVGGLPTAVCNVETLANLPFVQRHGAAEYRSLGTPGSPGTFLATLTGGGRGPGLYELPFGVSAADVLALHGIPVDGVRGALMGGYFAGLLDRRIVEGSLDHESLRALGSGLGCGAVSVLTDECPVAVAAAVLEYYGRENAGQCGGCFNGTAAMAAAAGALRDGTADADDLGRLKRWSEVLRGRGACATLDAACNIAASMLTMFADDVARHLAVDCPACGGAGTYTARRPFEVEAL
- a CDS encoding acyl-CoA dehydrogenase family protein, which codes for MLLEFDADQRLWQETVRDAVSKQCPASLIRDIAENGVDPTPLWNAYLDAGWTELTDPENAVELAIVLEELGRATDPTPFLATLSQFAPLVGDRFDSNGSGAAVYSGVSAIRDADGWVLTGTDRFVLDGDRAERFAVVTPAGVFVVGRSDAVTRRVDIFDPVLHVAEVSFPAVHVAESDRLSADTERAYHVALMGMAITMVGACQRILDLVLEHAKSRQQFGVAIGTFQAVQHKATDMFVAIERARALSYFAALTIAADDPRRRLAAAMAKASAGECQSLVFKHGIQLFGAMGFTWENDVQFALKRAKAGELLLGGAAEHRAMIAEEYGRDI
- a CDS encoding alpha/beta fold hydrolase yields the protein MTINGGNVVYEILGDTGQLIALTPGGRFSKDIPGLRPLAEALVEGGYRVLLWDRPNCGKSDVQFYGQSESHMRAETLYKLVTALGEGPCIILGGSGGARDSMLTTMLYPEIVRKLVVWNIVGGVYGSFVLGGHYVTPSILAVRGLGIEGLLSVPEWRERIEQNPANRRRLLDLDVDEFLKVMLRWLNAFVPKPGQTIPGVPDEMFDNITVPTLIIRGGENDWDHPKRTSLEVHCLIKGSALIEPPWPEDAWERAGERFAQSGGKTFCLFDTWVQAAPAILDFLGK
- a CDS encoding amidohydrolase family protein — its product is MKEFTDGTGVDPTDPVSIPVVDASVHIFCQSNQDLRKNFLREPFRSRGFPDYEMDWYGAPGGEYADRTEGPEGQYPGSDPALVAKHLFTDRGVDIAILHPMTRGIMPDRHLGTAIASAHNEMMVTRWLDHPEFGERFRGTLRVNPDDIAGALREIDKYRGHPRIVQLGIPLQSRELYGKPQFWPLWEAAVDAGWPVAVHFEVGSGVMLPPTPNGLTRTYEQFVGFTALNFLYHLMNMIAEGVFERTPDLKFVWADGAADMLTPFIWRMDCFGRPHLEQTPWAPRMPSDYLPGHVYFIQGSLDGPGDVDFAGEWAGFTGKDDMVMYGSSYPHWQLNELSVPSSYSTEQRDKLCWRNAAQLYGLEVGASPSVSSAATAQ
- a CDS encoding Rieske (2Fe-2S) protein, with product MDKEKTPRLAQGREHVVATVDEIPPGTHKLVPIGRHGVGVYNVNGTFYAIANYCPHEGGPLCSGRARGRNIVDETVPGDAVMVRDQEYIFCPWHQWGFELATGTTAVKPEWSIRTYPVRVVGKEVLVQA